AACGAGTCCGTCCCTGATTCTGAGACAGATATTTCGAATGAGATGTTTATTGTACAGCCCGATTTTGAAGTCCTGATTCCACCGGAGGTGTCCTATACCGTTCGCTGGATTTTAGCTGGATGCGCAGAACTGCTGCAAACGGATACGATGTGGAGTTTTCGGCTGACCCGAGAGATGCTTGTACATGCATCAGAGAGACGGATGCCTCCAGAAGAAGCAATTGCTTGGATAAGAAATCATGCACGGGGCGGTCTGCCATCTGTGGTGGAGCTGTCTTTAGAGCAATGGGGAAAAAGCATTGGCCGAACATCACTCTCGGAGGTCATCCTGTTGACTTGCCAGACGGAAGAGGATGGAGCGGCAATCGCAGCCCATCCGCGACTACAAGATAGCCTTAAGCGTATCGGTCCGCTTCATTTCCTAGTATCTCCAGAGTCTGTAGAGCAGATGCGTAAGGAATTGTTTTTAGCAGGATTGGCTCCTTCCAGGATGATTGGAGGACGTGAGGAGGAGGACACGAACACTGTTTGGACTTCGTTTAATCAAGAAGCAGAAACCGAGCAAGAGTTGTATTCACTTCCAGTACTAACTTCTGAACTAAGGCTACTCCACCGCGGTAATCCCTTTTTAAACCTACCTGTTATTTCTCCTGAGCAGGAGGAGAATATCTTATTAGATGGGGATAATGTACCCCAGATCTGGAGCAAGGAATGGCGACATTATCATAGCTCAACCGCTCAGAAAGTAATGGAGCAGGGATTGAAGTGGGGAATTAAGGTGCGTTTTTCCTTGAAGGATCAAATGTTAGATTTCATCCCCTCCAGAATAAAAGGGAATCCTTGGAAAGTGGAGGGGCATCTCTTATATAACGATGGTGAAACGGTTGAAGAAATAGAGCTGACCCCTGAGGACTGGAAGGAAATGAAGTTAGTTATTCCCAAAAGGCGAAGAAATTCCTCTTCTGCTGAAGCGAGTGATTATGTTATGATAGAAAAGTCTACTGAATTCGGTAGAACATTAACGTAGAAAAGAGCTGAGTTCATGAGCGTAGCGGAATTAAATACGGTCGATATGGCTGAAGTGCTGACATACGCCTATGAATTAGGCGATATGATTAATCAATCCGCCGAGGTGTCGGATTACTTATACTGGAAAGGACGGGTTGATACGAACCCGGAAATTCAGGCCATGGTCAAACGACTTCAAGCTAAGAAGGAGTTGTTTGAAGAAACACAACGATTCGGACATTTTCATCCGAACTATCATTCAGCGAAGGATGAGGTTTCAGCAGTAGAAGCGGAACTGGAGCAGTTCGAGGAGGTTGTTCGTTTCAAACTGGCAGAGAAGACACTTGACGACATTCTGCACTCCATGTCGGAAGCGATTGCTTTTTCAGTATCGGATAGCATTAAAGTACCAAGTAATGATCCTTCCCCTAAAGGTGGATGCGGCAGCGGGGGAAAATGCTCCTGCGGATAAGCTTCCTTTAGGATTTAGAGAGAGAAAGGCGGTTAAGCTTATGTTTGCGGAACGGACAGGATACATCATTTGGGTAAGTGACGTTAAAGCGGCACGTAACCTTGAGAAATACGGAACATTACATTATGTTTCTCGGAAAATGCATTACGCAGTGATGTATGTAAATGCAGAACGTGCCGAGGAAGTTATGAAGAATGTCCGCAGACTCTCCTACGTTCGTAAGATCGAAAGATCCTATCGTAACGAAATTAAGACAGAGTATACCAGTAATGGGCCGGACAAGTCCCGTAATTACGGTATGTAATTTTTGGAGATGAACAGGCGCTTAAGCAGCGCCTGTTTTTTTATGCGCAGATCTAGAGTAAACGGCTTCTCCTGTGGTCTGAACTTGTACAACTTTCAGCAATGAGGTAAGATGACAACATTAAGTACATACAAAGACCCTTATGGTGGAGTGTGATGATGATGCGCAACAAAGGGACGGATTGGCCCAGCACTTACGAGCCCTTCCACATCATGCTGAACGACTACAGGGTCGCTGACATCGTTATAACAAATCATGCGAAGAGTCGTTATTTGGACCGGATCAGTAAAGGTGTAAGCAATGACGAAGAGGTCGCCGCATGGATGTGGCAGTGCCTGATGCAGAATCGGCTCAAGCCTTTTTCAGACAGTGATTTTAACGCGTATTTAATTGACGATGACTCTGTAGTAATCGCTGAGTTCACGGAATTGACAGGAGAAAAAGATATTTCAGGTCAGCCATTATATTCTATGATCATCGTTTCGTTTCTTGGGAGAATCTCTTCAACACCACAATTGAGAGATTTAAAGACTTACTTTTCGCTGCTGCGCAATTCCCGCCGCACTAAGCTAACGAAGAAGAAGCGTAAACGCAAATAGTGTATAAAGTTCGGACTGAAGGCATGCAGCGGTGGCTGCATGTCCTTTTTAAAAATATAAGAAAGCATAAGTTTCATACCATACATAATCCTTAAGTTTCTTCTAAAGATAGCACAAGGAGTTGCAGCACATGAACTTTCATCAGTTACATATCTTTTATACGGTCTCAGAACGAGGGAGCTTCTCAGCGGCGGCGCAGACACTACATATGACTCAACCAGCAGTGACCATGCAAGTGCAGGCGCTAGAGGATTATTTTGGAACCAAGCTTTTTAATCGTTCTACCAAAAAAATCATGCTCTCCGAAGCAGGGCATACCCTTATGCCATACGCGCTGCGCAGCATTCAATTGATGCGTGAGACAGATCAAGCGATGTCGGCGTTTACACATATGCTGGAGGGACGTCTGCAGCTTGGGGCAAGCCTTACCATTGGGGAGTATGTGCTGCCGCGGCTGTTAGGTCCTTTTGGAAAGCAATATCCGAACATTTCAATTATGATGAAAGTCATGAATACCTCGCAAATTATGGAGGAAATCCTAAAGCATCAGTTGAATTTCGGTTTAATTGAAGCACCGGTGACACATCCTGATATGGTGATTGAGCCGGTGATGGGGGATGAGCTGAAATTGATTGTACCCCATGGTCATCCACTTGCAGAGCAGCAGGAGGTTTCTCTGGAAGATGTGCTTCAGCACCCTTTCGTATTGCGTGAACAGGGTTCAGGAACGCGGCGTGTGATGGAAGAGCAGCTGTTCTCGAAGGGACTTGATCCGGGAGCCATGAAAATAGTGATGGAGCTTGGTAGCACGGGTGCTGTGAAGTCGGCAGTGGAGGCTGGGCTTGGAATTACAATTATCTCAACTTCTTCTGTTAAGCATGAGGTGGCGCTTGGACTTCTGAAAATCGTGAATATCTCGGATGCCTCTTTTAAAAGACAGTTCTACGCTATTCATTTAAAATCGACACTGCTGCCGATTTCTGCAGTGACATTCTTGACTTTTTTACGTGAGCATTCGAATGATAACTAAAGCTTGAATGGCTAAAAGACAGAAACTTAGAAACTAGCGTTAGAGGTGATAGAAATAGAGAATGAAACTAGACTGGATGAACTGAAGGGCGACAGATCGGAGCATGTTAACGTCGATCGATGCGATCTCCACACGCATACTCAAGCCTCGGATGGCATGCAGCCACCGGATGAAAATGTACGTCTCGCTAAAGAGAAAGGCTTAACCGCTGTTGCCATTACGGATCATGACACGGTGGCCGGTGTGAAGGAAGCCTGCGAAGCTGGAGAGAAGTACGGAATTACTGTTGTACCGGGTGTAGAGATCAGCACTCGTGCTGGAGGTAAAGATATTCATGTTCTTGGTTACTACGTAGATCCAACAAATGAATTGTTTCTATCCCGATTGGAAGGGCTAAGGGATACTAGGGCACTAAGGAATGAAGCGATAATCTCTAAGCTACGTGGGCTAGGAATTAAGATAACACTGGAGTCAGTGGTCGCTGG
This Paenibacillus sp. FSL R5-0345 DNA region includes the following protein-coding sequences:
- a CDS encoding helicase-associated domain-containing protein → MNQLSAEALEVLKRLCAAYAAQPFDEGKEERLRPTKLCRAEQKLAMNELRRAGLLTARHKILGEKLYQIPVEQLLALEQEFFPHQPKFIEGHSVNLSMEAGAGLAVDLFRALQFITREGLPLTAKGIIHKKNLNRLAAQLSFHDKHLLGLTMGTPSDELNVLSATLVVDIMLCLGLITRLKTGYRLNQDMLERWLQLPETRMTDILYGIVIHRCGSIGPADQHFRYLISGKAFVPEKWTALPELLDWMTDMNLTGTVTRDELEQSSLRWLQCLTGFGWCELGCTSEGIQCFRWTAVKPMLMTGNESVPDSETDISNEMFIVQPDFEVLIPPEVSYTVRWILAGCAELLQTDTMWSFRLTREMLVHASERRMPPEEAIAWIRNHARGGLPSVVELSLEQWGKSIGRTSLSEVILLTCQTEEDGAAIAAHPRLQDSLKRIGPLHFLVSPESVEQMRKELFLAGLAPSRMIGGREEEDTNTVWTSFNQEAETEQELYSLPVLTSELRLLHRGNPFLNLPVISPEQEENILLDGDNVPQIWSKEWRHYHSSTAQKVMEQGLKWGIKVRFSLKDQMLDFIPSRIKGNPWKVEGHLLYNDGETVEEIELTPEDWKEMKLVIPKRRRNSSSAEASDYVMIEKSTEFGRTLT
- a CDS encoding YlbF family regulator codes for the protein MSVAELNTVDMAEVLTYAYELGDMINQSAEVSDYLYWKGRVDTNPEIQAMVKRLQAKKELFEETQRFGHFHPNYHSAKDEVSAVEAELEQFEEVVRFKLAEKTLDDILHSMSEAIAFSVSDSIKVPSNDPSPKGGCGSGGKCSCG
- a CDS encoding selenium metabolism-associated LysR family transcriptional regulator → MNFHQLHIFYTVSERGSFSAAAQTLHMTQPAVTMQVQALEDYFGTKLFNRSTKKIMLSEAGHTLMPYALRSIQLMRETDQAMSAFTHMLEGRLQLGASLTIGEYVLPRLLGPFGKQYPNISIMMKVMNTSQIMEEILKHQLNFGLIEAPVTHPDMVIEPVMGDELKLIVPHGHPLAEQQEVSLEDVLQHPFVLREQGSGTRRVMEEQLFSKGLDPGAMKIVMELGSTGAVKSAVEAGLGITIISTSSVKHEVALGLLKIVNISDASFKRQFYAIHLKSTLLPISAVTFLTFLREHSNDN
- a CDS encoding YlbG family protein, whose translation is MFAERTGYIIWVSDVKAARNLEKYGTLHYVSRKMHYAVMYVNAERAEEVMKNVRRLSYVRKIERSYRNEIKTEYTSNGPDKSRNYGM